One window of the Deinococcus aerius genome contains the following:
- the murJ gene encoding murein biosynthesis integral membrane protein MurJ: MTVPPAAPDPGLSPQGPASPAPAPRRSLRANTLIVMAGTLGSRLSGIVRAQVMALFGNTLLDAFLIAVRVPNLLRELLAEGALVNSFIPVYKTLDDVGRRQLASAFSGVLIAVNLLLMALGILAAPWIVDLLLAGSPNVDRALAIYMTQLVMPFLMLISLASVAMGLLNADEHFRESSFAPVAFNIAGIVVLLLLPDTATWLAFGWLLGGVAQLVVQLPALRRFGLLPTPALRGHPALGRVLRQMAPFTLTAGARQFLNLYVTRLLSNAGQFPAGTQSGYFYAETLFTTVNGLFVVSPALALFPRFSQYAAEGNWAEFRALTVQAIRTTTFLAAPMSALLVALAPYAVSLFNLRPSFDVPRFQAGTGILIGWALALVPWAVVTILLRTFYARERTRVAVLVSATGFVVEVLLYHLLVPRLGLIGFGLSTTMSGVLMASALGWMYGLKLGFPAWAVLAHLGRVVPLAAVAGLVAWLVSRVLPAPGFIVPGVFGLAVAGGVGLGVYLVGALALRLPEVAGVLRRLRR; the protein is encoded by the coding sequence GTGACCGTCCCGCCCGCTGCTCCCGATCCCGGCTTGTCCCCACAGGGTCCCGCTTCGCCTGCCCCGGCCCCGCGCCGCTCCCTGCGGGCGAACACCCTGATCGTGATGGCAGGGACGCTGGGCTCAAGGCTTTCGGGCATCGTGCGGGCGCAGGTCATGGCCCTGTTCGGGAACACGCTGCTCGACGCCTTCCTGATCGCCGTGAGGGTGCCGAACCTGCTCCGGGAGCTGCTGGCGGAGGGGGCGCTCGTCAACTCTTTCATCCCCGTGTATAAGACGCTGGACGACGTGGGGCGACGGCAACTCGCCTCGGCCTTCAGCGGGGTGCTGATCGCCGTCAACCTGCTGCTGATGGCCCTGGGCATCCTGGCCGCCCCGTGGATCGTGGACCTGCTGCTGGCGGGCTCACCGAACGTGGACCGGGCGCTGGCGATCTACATGACGCAGCTCGTCATGCCGTTCCTGATGCTCATCAGCCTGGCGTCGGTGGCGATGGGCCTGCTGAACGCCGACGAGCACTTTCGGGAGAGCAGCTTCGCCCCGGTCGCGTTCAACATCGCGGGCATCGTCGTGCTGCTGCTGCTCCCGGATACGGCAACCTGGCTGGCCTTTGGGTGGCTGCTCGGCGGGGTGGCGCAACTCGTCGTGCAGCTCCCGGCGTTGCGGCGCTTCGGGCTTCTGCCCACGCCCGCCCTGCGCGGGCACCCGGCGCTCGGGCGGGTGCTGCGGCAGATGGCCCCCTTCACCCTGACGGCGGGCGCGCGGCAGTTCCTGAACCTGTATGTCACGCGCCTGCTCAGCAACGCCGGGCAGTTTCCGGCAGGCACCCAGTCCGGTTACTTCTACGCCGAGACGCTGTTCACCACCGTCAACGGCCTCTTCGTCGTCTCGCCCGCGCTCGCCCTCTTCCCGCGCTTCTCGCAGTACGCCGCCGAGGGGAACTGGGCCGAGTTCCGGGCGCTCACCGTGCAGGCCATCCGCACCACCACTTTCCTCGCCGCGCCCATGAGTGCCCTGCTCGTCGCGCTCGCCCCGTACGCGGTCAGCCTCTTTAACCTGCGTCCCAGTTTCGACGTGCCCCGCTTCCAGGCCGGAACGGGCATCCTGATCGGCTGGGCCCTCGCCCTGGTGCCCTGGGCGGTCGTGACCATCCTGCTGCGGACCTTCTATGCCCGCGAGCGCACCCGCGTGGCCGTTCTCGTCAGCGCGACCGGTTTCGTGGTGGAAGTTCTGCTCTATCACCTGCTGGTGCCCCGGCTGGGGCTGATCGGGTTCGGCCTCAGTACCACGATGAGCGGCGTGCTGATGGCTTCCGCGCTGGGCTGGATGTATGGGCTCAAGTTGGGCTTTCCCGCGTGGGCTGTCCTCGCGCACCTGGGCCGGGTCGTGCCGCTGGCCGCCGTTGCGGGTCTCGTTGCCTGGCTCGTCTCGCGGGTGCTGCCTGCTCCTGGCTTCATCGTGCCCGGGGTGTTCGGGCTGGCGGTGGCGGGGGGTGTCGGGCTGGGCGTGTACCTGGTGGGTGCCCTCGCTCTACGGCTGCCGGAGGTAGCGGGGGTGTTGCGGCGGTTGAGGCGGTAA
- the hflX gene encoding GTPase HflX, with protein sequence MHGNTSGLRPAQLKALGNLYRRRIEPGRIGSPELARNLAELSDDIRREVSVLIDRRGRVISVSVADAKGAELPDLRLGEHRLAGFHLLHTHPRGGTLSKGDLSTLFLKRLDAVSAIEVRSEGQPGLVHTAHLTPPGTVGEEEDWRILDPVPSFQIDDFDLGAQVSALEEEIARAARTREAKKDRERAILVQIDQGEFDAEERLEELSELARTAGAEVVHKELVYRRHLKAGTLVGAGKLEELTSKAYHLDADLLIFGQELGPAQAREIEAATGLKVLDRTQLILDIFALHAQGVESRLQVELAQLRYMKPRLLGAGAQLSRIGGSAGSAAGGAIGTRGPGETKLELDRRRINDRISFLEKQLEGVAVRRDERRKGRARNDVPVISIVGYTNAGKSTLLNAFTHAAEEPRRVLAENKLFATLRPTSRQGFIEGIGPVIFTDTVGFIRDLPKDLTRAFRATLEEIGDADVLLHVVDVAGPGADTRLDAVNRILEDLGFREMPTVIALNKAEAADPDVLEREVERTAGIPVSALKSLGLPELKEGLADAIGQVQRQELAAREEARERAADYL encoded by the coding sequence GTGCATGGCAACACGTCGGGCCTGCGCCCGGCTCAACTGAAAGCCCTCGGGAACCTGTACCGCCGCCGCATCGAGCCGGGGCGGATCGGGTCGCCCGAACTCGCGCGCAACCTCGCCGAACTGTCGGACGACATCCGGCGCGAGGTCAGCGTTCTGATTGACCGTCGAGGCCGCGTGATCTCAGTCAGCGTGGCGGATGCCAAGGGTGCTGAACTGCCCGACCTCCGCCTGGGCGAGCACCGGCTGGCGGGCTTCCACCTGCTCCACACCCACCCGCGCGGCGGGACGCTCAGCAAGGGCGACCTCTCCACGCTGTTCCTTAAGCGGCTGGACGCGGTCAGCGCCATCGAGGTGCGCAGCGAGGGTCAGCCCGGCCTCGTCCATACCGCGCATCTCACCCCGCCCGGCACGGTCGGCGAGGAGGAGGACTGGCGCATCCTCGACCCGGTGCCCTCCTTCCAGATCGACGACTTCGACCTGGGGGCGCAGGTCTCGGCGCTGGAGGAGGAGATCGCCCGCGCCGCCCGCACCCGCGAGGCGAAGAAGGACCGCGAGCGCGCCATCCTCGTCCAGATCGACCAGGGCGAGTTCGACGCCGAGGAGCGGCTGGAGGAGCTGAGCGAACTCGCCCGCACGGCGGGCGCCGAGGTCGTCCACAAGGAACTCGTCTACCGCCGCCACCTCAAGGCGGGCACGCTCGTCGGGGCGGGCAAGCTCGAAGAACTCACCAGCAAGGCGTACCACCTCGACGCCGACCTGCTGATCTTCGGGCAGGAACTCGGCCCGGCCCAGGCGCGCGAGATCGAGGCCGCGACCGGGCTCAAGGTGCTCGACCGCACGCAGCTCATCCTCGACATCTTCGCCCTGCACGCGCAGGGGGTGGAGTCGCGCCTCCAGGTCGAACTCGCGCAGCTCCGGTACATGAAGCCGCGGCTGCTCGGGGCGGGCGCTCAGCTCTCGCGCATCGGCGGCAGTGCGGGCAGCGCGGCGGGCGGCGCCATCGGCACGCGCGGCCCCGGCGAGACGAAGCTGGAGCTGGACCGCCGCCGCATCAACGACCGCATCTCCTTCCTCGAAAAGCAGCTTGAGGGCGTCGCCGTCCGCCGCGACGAACGCCGCAAGGGCCGCGCCCGCAACGACGTGCCCGTGATCTCCATCGTCGGGTACACGAACGCGGGCAAGTCCACGCTGCTCAACGCCTTTACCCACGCCGCCGAGGAGCCGCGCCGGGTACTCGCCGAGAACAAGCTCTTCGCCACCCTGCGCCCGACGAGCCGCCAGGGCTTCATCGAGGGCATCGGCCCCGTCATCTTCACCGATACGGTGGGCTTTATCCGCGACCTGCCCAAGGACCTGACCCGCGCCTTCCGCGCCACCCTGGAGGAGATCGGGGACGCCGACGTGCTGCTGCATGTGGTGGACGTGGCGGGACCCGGCGCCGACACCCGCCTGGACGCCGTGAACCGCATCCTGGAGGACCTCGGCTTCCGCGAGATGCCGACCGTCATCGCGCTCAACAAGGCCGAGGCCGCCGACCCCGACGTGCTGGAACGGGAGGTGGAGCGTACCGCGGGCATCCCCGTCAGCGCCCTGAAGAGCCTCGGCCTGCCCGAACTCAAGGAGGGACTGGCCGACGCCATCGGGCAGGTGCAGCGCCAGGAACTCGCCGCGCGGGAAGAGGCGCGCGAGCGGGCGGCGGACTACCTCTGA
- a CDS encoding YdcF family protein produces MRARGSTVTLLPLAVIAALALGFLLLPGARAPRAERPHPALIVLGAAQYAGRPSPAFQRRLDHALALYRAGGVRTIVVTGGRRPGDPHSEGEVGVRYLGRHGVPSAALIAETRSRTTLENLRNARVTLPPGTPVTLVTDEAHAPRALALARALGLDANASASPLSPHPDRRYLLREKLALVAYALLGIRG; encoded by the coding sequence ATGCGCGCCCGGGGCTCGACCGTCACGCTGCTGCCGCTCGCCGTGATCGCGGCGCTGGCCCTCGGTTTTCTGCTGCTCCCCGGCGCCCGCGCCCCCCGCGCCGAGCGCCCCCACCCCGCCCTGATCGTGCTGGGGGCGGCCCAGTACGCCGGAAGACCCAGCCCCGCCTTCCAGCGGCGGCTCGACCACGCCCTCGCGCTGTACCGGGCGGGCGGCGTGCGGACCATCGTGGTCACGGGCGGACGGCGGCCCGGCGACCCCCACTCCGAGGGTGAGGTCGGCGTGCGTTACCTGGGCCGTCACGGTGTTCCGTCCGCCGCCCTGATCGCCGAAACGCGCAGCCGCACTACGTTGGAGAACCTGCGCAATGCCCGCGTGACCCTACCCCCCGGCACGCCCGTCACCCTCGTGACCGATGAGGCCCACGCCCCCCGCGCCCTGGCCCTGGCCCGCGCCCTGGGGCTGGATGCGAATGCGAGCGCCAGCCCCCTGAGCCCCCACCCCGACCGCCGCTACCTGCTGCGGGAGAAGCTGGCGTTGGTGGCGTATGCGTTGCTGGGGATCAGAGGGTAG
- the topA gene encoding type I DNA topoisomerase has translation MPRTLVIVESPAKAKTIEKYLGKGYAVESSIGHIRDLPRSAADIPEKYKGKAWARLGLDVEDDFKPLYVVSPEKRQQVARLKKLAQEADEIILATDDDREGESIAWHLYQELKPKVPVKRMVFHEITREAIQNAIEHPRDIDTNLVEAQEARRALDRLYGYEVSPVLWKKVAPKLSAGRVQSVATRMLVERERERMRFVSGTWWDLLVTAATRDGETFPARLTDVDGMRLATGKDFDPLTGQVKKGMEVRLLDEAAARSLADGLTGQPLTVVSAEEKPFTQRPYAPFITSTLQQEGSRKLGFAATRTMRAAQRLYEQGYITYMRTDSTNLSQEAMNAARTQVGAMYGQQYLSPQPRVYAKKAKNAQEAHEAIRPAGSSFRTPESLRGELSGDEWRLYDLIWKRTVACQMADARGRSLRVRLAGRAGTGEDVGLSATGRTIDFPGFLRAYVEGRDDPAAALEDRETPLPPLKEGERVTAESVKPEGHETQPPARYTEASLVQALEAAGIGRPSTYASILGTIQERGYAVKKGQALVPTWTAFATSALLEHHFGNLVDYDFTARMEEDLDDIAGGRARRVPYLRRFYLGEGGEGMALRPLIDSKMGEIDARGIATIAVPKLDGTGIEVRVGRYGPYLQRGEEKANLPEDLAPDELTPEKAAELLGRPTGDRVIGTDGATGLPVVARAGRYGPYVTLGDGNPPVRSASLFPGDDLNTITLERALRLLSLPRLVGVSEGEEIWAQNGKFGPYLKRGNDSRSLATHEQLFTVTLPEAEALFMQPRFRARGAAAAPLRTFEYQGRAPITLKSGRYGPYLTDGERNATLRKGEDEGTLTPERALEILEERGKEPKGKAGKGTRKAAGTRAGGAKTGATRGGTGARTAAKAPARKAPASKAAARKPAAKATSARAKTATQAPTKTAPTKAALTWADLKPHLGVLSEQERALVTATRDQGRRVEEVAPTLGLDVKKAKGMALQASKKLNQAARGE, from the coding sequence ATGCCCAGAACCCTCGTGATCGTCGAATCGCCCGCCAAGGCCAAAACCATCGAGAAGTACCTCGGAAAGGGGTACGCGGTGGAATCAAGCATCGGGCATATCCGCGACCTCCCCCGGAGCGCCGCCGACATCCCCGAGAAGTACAAGGGCAAGGCGTGGGCGCGGCTGGGCCTGGATGTCGAGGACGACTTCAAGCCCCTGTACGTCGTCTCGCCGGAAAAGCGCCAGCAGGTCGCCCGGCTCAAAAAGCTCGCTCAGGAAGCCGACGAGATCATCCTGGCGACCGACGACGACCGCGAGGGCGAGAGCATCGCCTGGCACCTGTACCAGGAGTTGAAACCGAAGGTCCCGGTCAAGCGGATGGTCTTCCACGAGATCACGAGGGAGGCCATCCAGAACGCGATTGAGCATCCCCGCGACATCGACACCAACCTCGTCGAGGCGCAGGAGGCCCGGCGGGCGCTCGACCGGCTGTACGGCTACGAGGTCAGCCCGGTGCTGTGGAAGAAGGTGGCGCCCAAGCTTTCCGCGGGCCGGGTGCAGTCGGTGGCGACCCGGATGCTCGTCGAGCGCGAGCGCGAACGGATGCGCTTTGTTAGCGGGACGTGGTGGGACCTGCTGGTGACGGCGGCGACGAGGGACGGCGAAACCTTCCCCGCACGCCTGACCGATGTGGACGGCATGCGGCTGGCGACCGGCAAGGACTTCGATCCCCTCACCGGCCAGGTGAAGAAGGGGATGGAGGTGAGATTGCTCGACGAGGCGGCGGCCCGTTCCCTCGCGGACGGCCTGACCGGGCAACCCCTCACCGTCGTCAGCGCCGAGGAGAAGCCCTTCACCCAGCGGCCCTACGCGCCCTTCATCACCTCCACGTTGCAGCAGGAGGGGAGCCGCAAGCTGGGCTTCGCCGCCACCCGCACCATGCGCGCGGCGCAGCGGCTGTACGAGCAGGGCTACATCACCTATATGCGGACGGACTCGACCAACCTCTCGCAGGAGGCGATGAATGCGGCCCGCACGCAGGTGGGGGCGATGTACGGCCAGCAGTACCTCAGCCCCCAGCCGCGCGTGTACGCGAAGAAGGCGAAGAACGCGCAGGAGGCGCACGAGGCGATCCGCCCCGCCGGGTCGAGCTTCCGCACGCCGGAGAGCCTGCGCGGCGAGCTGAGCGGGGACGAGTGGCGCCTCTACGACCTGATCTGGAAGCGCACCGTCGCTTGCCAGATGGCCGACGCGCGGGGCCGCAGCCTGCGGGTGCGCCTGGCCGGGAGGGCGGGGACCGGCGAGGACGTGGGCCTGAGCGCCACGGGCCGCACCATCGACTTCCCCGGCTTCCTGCGCGCCTACGTGGAGGGCCGTGACGATCCCGCCGCCGCGCTGGAGGACCGAGAGACGCCGCTGCCGCCGCTCAAGGAGGGTGAGCGCGTCACCGCCGAGAGCGTGAAACCGGAAGGCCACGAGACCCAGCCGCCCGCCCGTTACACGGAGGCTTCACTCGTGCAGGCGCTCGAAGCCGCCGGAATCGGTCGCCCAAGCACCTACGCCAGCATCCTGGGGACCATTCAGGAGCGGGGTTACGCGGTGAAGAAGGGGCAGGCGCTCGTGCCGACCTGGACGGCCTTCGCCACCTCCGCCCTGCTGGAACACCATTTCGGCAACCTGGTGGACTACGACTTCACCGCCCGGATGGAGGAGGACCTCGACGACATCGCGGGCGGGCGGGCGCGGCGGGTGCCGTACCTGCGCCGCTTCTACCTGGGCGAGGGCGGCGAGGGGATGGCCCTGCGCCCCCTGATCGACTCCAAGATGGGCGAGATCGACGCGCGGGGCATCGCCACCATCGCCGTGCCCAAGTTGGACGGGACGGGCATCGAGGTCCGGGTGGGCCGGTACGGGCCGTACCTGCAACGCGGCGAGGAGAAGGCCAACCTCCCCGAGGACCTCGCCCCCGACGAGCTGACGCCGGAAAAGGCCGCCGAGCTGCTGGGCCGCCCGACCGGCGACCGGGTGATCGGCACGGACGGGGCGACCGGCCTCCCCGTCGTGGCCCGCGCGGGGCGTTACGGCCCCTACGTCACGCTGGGCGACGGCAACCCGCCCGTGCGCTCGGCGAGCCTCTTCCCGGGCGACGACCTGAACACGATCACCCTGGAACGCGCCCTGCGGCTGCTGAGCCTTCCGCGCCTCGTCGGCGTCTCGGAGGGTGAGGAAATCTGGGCGCAGAACGGCAAGTTCGGCCCGTACCTGAAGCGCGGCAACGACTCGCGCAGCCTCGCCACGCACGAGCAACTGTTCACGGTGACGCTGCCCGAGGCCGAGGCCCTCTTCATGCAGCCGCGCTTCCGGGCGAGGGGCGCGGCGGCGGCTCCCCTGCGGACCTTCGAGTACCAGGGCCGGGCGCCCATCACGCTCAAGTCGGGCCGCTACGGGCCGTACCTGACCGACGGCGAGCGCAACGCCACGCTCCGCAAGGGCGAGGACGAGGGGACCCTGACGCCCGAACGCGCGCTGGAGATTCTGGAGGAGCGCGGCAAGGAGCCCAAGGGCAAGGCGGGGAAGGGTACGCGCAAGGCGGCGGGCACGAGAGCGGGCGGGGCGAAGACTGGGGCGACCCGGGGGGGCACGGGGGCGCGGACGGCGGCCAAAGCCCCGGCGAGAAAGGCCCCCGCGAGCAAGGCGGCGGCGAGGAAGCCTGCCGCCAAAGCCACCTCTGCCCGGGCCAAGACGGCGACCCAGGCCCCCACCAAAACAGCCCCCACCAAAGCGGCCCTCACCTGGGCGGACCTCAAACCCCACCTCGGCGTGCTGAGCGAGCAGGAGCGCGCCCTGGTGACGGCGACCCGCGACCAGGGCCGCCGGGTGGAGGAGGTCGCCCCCACCCTCGGGCTGGACGTGAAAAAGGCCAAGGGGATGGCCCTCCAGGCGAGCAAGAAGCTCAACCAGGCGGCGCGCGGGGAGTAG
- a CDS encoding HD domain-containing phosphohydrolase produces the protein MRSSPPSTPDVPVALLELAGGRLRPLSGDWGWAGARPGQVVGRWLRLIHPLDRPAVERGLAEAAELSDADLRRLHVRLSDLGLVEAEWRVARRSPGGRATHLRVTLRFPAEGEEPESASPADPPHPAPPGAESGAATFTWTEGSPGTPALGVSPALAAWLGETPTTPGALLAHLDAESAWALREHLSGPDAAGPLERVAELRCGAGGGRPVRLSVTPPTRVGGARVAFGVLREVGEARRLREALAERERLLGEAQALARLGSWRLDLREGTLTGSDGLLDLLGRPAGPPSLATWLARTHPEDRDRVRAALTGPWAGEGLLLHHRLLRPGGEERVIEVRGRAEAGPDGQPTLRYGTAQDVTGQARAETREREARRLQAALLDAAVSVTVTLDHEEVLSRLIASVERIVPFDEADVLLLGPDGDTLSVVLRRLGPGAPAGVGRGARPLSLSGLPLLGRAAAHGALTVRDVRSSPEWVRLPEGTWIRSLLVYPIHVEGRLLGFLKLASRVPGAFPADRAESVRLFLGYVGAALHNSQLYGAARREARRARVLADLAAELSGPLDPAQVAEVIVRRTRAALGRGCVSVSREDPASGELCRVARAGFEDHPGAACAAVRDRPPLPPLPVRPLGPGVGTHTVLMTGADPEAAPLLARMGYRQALRVSLVRGGKFLACLNVGLTDPAPLSADEQELISGVAEQAALALLTADLRAENAARVRDLTALNLTAQRLAQLLDAAALADALVDAVAGHFGAACAWVATRTPEGRLDPLSTRPQPWPELGPGWPGAHPALAALPPDGPVALHPDACPEWWGALTERGLRSAALVPVPGEQPAVLLLASAAPGAFPPQRLDVLSTLAHHLGTALRNARLFRETRERLARLEALHDLDTIIGSAQDLEHVMGRVVEIAAAQPGVGAVAVCLRDCHAPGLKYVAARGTGEALPVPPTGEGMPALVALEGQPWRADDVAGSRLLGPGAWARQVGARGYQALPLLAQGEALGVIEYAWHGEEPDPQTHVFLRVLADQAALAAGNARLHRDLQRQTTSLARAYDETLEGWSRALDLRDHETEGHTRRVTDLTLRLAQAFGMDPEDLVHVRRGALLHDIGKMGIPDGVLHKPGPLDAGEWEVMRRHPTLALELLSPIGFLRPALDIPYSHHEKWDGAGYPRGLRGEAIPLPARLFAVVDVWDALTNDRPYRPAWTREQALAHIHAGSGTHFDPRVVEAFTTLIVGQHPELADTGGEP, from the coding sequence ATGCGTTCGTCCCCCCCCTCCACCCCCGATGTGCCCGTCGCCCTGCTGGAGCTGGCGGGTGGGCGGCTCCGTCCCCTGTCGGGGGACTGGGGGTGGGCGGGGGCGAGGCCCGGCCAGGTGGTGGGGCGCTGGCTGCGCCTGATCCATCCGCTGGACCGTCCGGCCGTCGAACGCGGGCTGGCGGAGGCCGCCGAGTTGAGTGACGCGGACCTCCGGCGGCTGCACGTGCGGCTCTCCGATCTGGGGCTGGTGGAGGCGGAGTGGCGGGTGGCCCGGCGCTCCCCGGGGGGACGGGCCACCCACCTCCGGGTGACGCTGCGGTTCCCGGCGGAGGGCGAGGAGCCCGAGTCCGCCTCCCCGGCTGATCCGCCCCACCCCGCTCCGCCTGGGGCGGAGTCCGGCGCGGCCACCTTCACCTGGACCGAGGGTTCGCCCGGCACCCCGGCCCTCGGGGTGAGCCCGGCCCTGGCCGCGTGGCTGGGGGAGACGCCCACGACGCCCGGCGCCCTGCTCGCCCACCTGGATGCCGAGAGCGCCTGGGCCCTGCGGGAGCACCTGTCCGGGCCAGACGCCGCCGGGCCGCTGGAACGGGTGGCCGAACTGCGCTGCGGGGCGGGCGGCGGGCGGCCCGTGCGGCTGAGCGTGACGCCGCCCACCCGGGTCGGCGGGGCGCGGGTGGCCTTCGGGGTGCTGCGCGAGGTGGGCGAGGCCCGGCGGCTGCGCGAGGCGCTGGCGGAGCGCGAGCGGCTGCTGGGGGAGGCCCAGGCTCTCGCCCGGCTGGGCTCGTGGCGCCTCGACCTGCGGGAGGGGACCCTGACCGGGTCGGACGGGCTGCTCGACCTGCTGGGGCGGCCCGCGGGTCCCCCCAGCCTCGCCACCTGGCTGGCCCGGACCCACCCGGAGGACCGGGACCGGGTGCGGGCGGCTCTGACGGGGCCGTGGGCCGGGGAGGGGCTACTCCTGCACCACCGCCTCCTGCGGCCCGGGGGCGAGGAGCGCGTGATCGAGGTGCGGGGCCGCGCCGAGGCCGGGCCGGACGGGCAGCCCACCCTGCGGTACGGCACCGCGCAGGACGTGACCGGGCAGGCGCGGGCCGAGACCCGCGAGCGCGAGGCTCGCCGCCTCCAGGCCGCCCTGCTCGACGCGGCGGTGAGCGTGACCGTCACCCTCGACCACGAGGAGGTCCTCAGCCGCCTGATCGCCAGCGTGGAGCGGATCGTGCCCTTCGACGAGGCCGACGTTCTCCTGCTGGGGCCGGACGGGGACACCCTGAGCGTGGTCCTGCGCCGCCTGGGGCCGGGGGCTCCCGCGGGCGTGGGGAGGGGGGCCCGCCCCCTCTCGCTCTCCGGGCTGCCGCTGCTGGGGCGGGCCGCCGCCCACGGGGCCCTCACGGTGCGGGACGTGCGCTCCTCGCCCGAGTGGGTGAGGCTGCCCGAGGGCACCTGGATTCGCAGCCTGCTGGTGTATCCCATCCACGTGGAGGGGCGCCTGCTCGGGTTCCTCAAGCTCGCCAGCCGGGTTCCGGGCGCCTTTCCCGCCGACCGGGCCGAGTCCGTGCGGCTGTTCCTGGGCTACGTGGGGGCCGCCCTGCACAACAGCCAGCTCTACGGGGCCGCCCGCCGCGAGGCCCGCCGCGCCCGCGTGCTCGCCGACCTCGCGGCGGAGCTGAGCGGTCCCCTCGACCCCGCGCAGGTCGCCGAGGTGATCGTGCGCCGCACCCGGGCCGCCCTGGGCCGCGGCTGCGTCAGCGTCAGCCGTGAGGACCCGGCGTCGGGTGAGCTGTGCCGGGTGGCGCGGGCGGGCTTCGAGGACCACCCCGGGGCGGCCTGCGCGGCGGTGCGGGACCGCCCCCCGCTGCCCCCCCTGCCGGTCCGGCCGCTCGGCCCCGGCGTCGGCACCCACACCGTCCTTATGACCGGGGCGGACCCCGAGGCGGCCCCGCTCCTCGCCCGGATGGGCTACCGCCAGGCCCTGCGGGTGAGCCTGGTGCGGGGCGGGAAGTTTCTCGCCTGCCTGAACGTCGGCCTGACCGACCCCGCGCCCCTGAGCGCCGACGAGCAGGAGCTGATCTCGGGCGTGGCGGAACAGGCGGCGCTGGCCCTCCTGACGGCGGACCTGCGGGCCGAGAACGCCGCCCGGGTCCGCGACCTCACGGCCCTGAACCTCACCGCGCAGCGCCTCGCCCAGCTCCTCGACGCGGCGGCGCTCGCGGACGCGCTGGTGGACGCGGTGGCCGGGCATTTCGGCGCGGCCTGCGCCTGGGTGGCGACCCGCACCCCGGAAGGCCGCCTGGACCCCCTCTCCACCCGCCCCCAGCCCTGGCCCGAACTCGGCCCGGGGTGGCCCGGCGCCCACCCGGCGCTCGCGGCCCTGCCCCCCGACGGGCCGGTGGCGCTGCACCCGGATGCCTGCCCGGAGTGGTGGGGCGCCCTCACCGAGCGCGGCCTGCGGAGCGCCGCCCTCGTGCCCGTGCCGGGGGAGCAGCCCGCGGTCCTGCTCCTCGCCAGCGCCGCTCCCGGTGCCTTCCCCCCGCAGCGGCTGGACGTGCTCTCCACCCTGGCGCATCACCTGGGCACCGCCCTGCGCAACGCCCGCCTGTTCCGCGAGACCCGCGAGCGACTGGCCCGGCTGGAGGCCCTGCACGACCTCGACACCATCATCGGCAGCGCGCAGGACCTCGAACACGTGATGGGCCGGGTCGTGGAGATCGCCGCCGCGCAGCCCGGGGTGGGCGCCGTGGCCGTCTGCCTGCGGGATTGCCACGCGCCGGGGTTGAAGTACGTCGCCGCCCGCGGAACAGGGGAGGCCTTGCCCGTCCCCCCGACCGGCGAGGGGATGCCCGCCCTCGTCGCCTTGGAGGGCCAGCCGTGGCGGGCGGATGACGTGGCGGGCTCGCGGCTGCTCGGGCCGGGGGCGTGGGCGCGGCAGGTGGGGGCGCGCGGCTACCAGGCGCTGCCGCTGCTCGCCCAGGGGGAGGCTCTGGGCGTGATCGAGTACGCCTGGCACGGGGAGGAGCCCGACCCGCAGACGCACGTGTTCCTGCGGGTGCTCGCCGACCAAGCCGCCCTCGCCGCCGGGAACGCGCGGCTGCACCGTGACCTGCAACGGCAGACGACCTCGCTCGCCCGCGCCTACGACGAGACGCTGGAGGGCTGGTCACGCGCCCTGGACCTGCGCGACCACGAGACCGAGGGCCACACCCGGCGCGTCACCGACCTCACCCTCCGGCTGGCGCAGGCCTTCGGGATGGACCCGGAGGACCTCGTCCACGTCCGCCGGGGGGCGCTGCTGCACGACATCGGCAAGATGGGCATTCCCGATGGGGTCCTGCACAAGCCCGGCCCCCTGGACGCCGGCGAGTGGGAGGTCATGCGGAGGCACCCCACCCTCGCGCTCGAACTGCTCTCGCCCATAGGGTTCCTGCGGCCCGCGCTCGACATCCCCTACAGCCACCACGAGAAGTGGGACGGCGCGGGCTACCCCCGGGGGCTGCGCGGCGAGGCGATTCCCCTGCCCGCCCGCCTCTTCGCCGTGGTGGACGTGTGGGACGCCCTCACCAACGACCGCCCCTACCGCCCCGCCTGGACCCGCGAGCAGGCCCTCGCCCACATCCACGCGGGGAGCGGGACCCACTTCGACCCCCGCGTGGTGGAGGCCTTTACCACCCTGATCGTGGGGCAGCATCCCGAACTCGCGGACACGGGAGGGGAGCCCTGA